In Thioalkalivibrio sp. XN279, a single window of DNA contains:
- a CDS encoding GspH/FimT family pseudopilin: protein MRKAQGLTLMELLVALALLAVLAALATPALESLRLNATRAATMEGLLRAAWYARSEAVRRGSAVVLCPAGAGGACLPRREAWGRGWTVAGAAAPDMPLRTGPGVRHARVALLANRDAFTFETRDRRSTNGTLAWCDPRGASASRAIVISPTGRPRLEHGSGSLECPP, encoded by the coding sequence GTGAGAAAGGCGCAAGGACTGACGCTGATGGAACTGCTGGTGGCGCTCGCGCTGCTGGCCGTGCTCGCCGCGCTGGCGACGCCGGCCCTGGAGAGCCTGAGGCTCAACGCCACCCGGGCGGCGACGATGGAGGGCCTGTTGCGTGCCGCCTGGTACGCACGCAGCGAGGCCGTGCGTCGCGGCAGCGCGGTCGTGCTCTGCCCCGCCGGGGCCGGCGGCGCCTGCCTGCCGCGGCGCGAGGCATGGGGCCGTGGCTGGACGGTGGCGGGTGCCGCGGCGCCGGACATGCCGCTGAGGACCGGCCCCGGGGTACGCCATGCGCGGGTCGCGCTGCTGGCCAACCGCGATGCGTTCACCTTCGAGACCCGGGACCGGCGCAGCACCAACGGCACGCTGGCATGGTGCGACCCGCGCGGCGCGAGCGCGTCGCGAGCGATCGTGATCTCGCCCACCGGGCGCCCGCGGCTGGAACACGGGTCCGGCTCGCTGGAGTGCCCGCCATGA
- a CDS encoding prepilin-type N-terminal cleavage/methylation domain-containing protein, translated as MKGRCARGFSLVEVLVAMTLALLLTLSMTTLHARVLRLSLDSAAAADAQDALRIALALLEYELAHAGYWGLVPDAATIEGRRGDAIPLEVTVSGDCGPDWSIDLDRPLQAWSSGWPLECAPYAGAPPRGGMLVLRRVETGTAAPEAGRLQVQADFWGGRLVADADALPPGYEGRDLVARAYYVSPRAIGDVSRPALRRKTLQRGPRLVDEEIMPGIAALEIELGVDADLPGDPGHGQADAFVAPETATAPVVAVRLTLRSHDAPGLVLTRTVPLRNGPLP; from the coding sequence ATGAAAGGCCGTTGCGCACGGGGGTTCAGCCTGGTCGAGGTGCTGGTGGCCATGACGCTGGCGCTGCTGCTCACGCTGTCCATGACCACCCTGCACGCCCGGGTGCTGCGACTCTCGCTCGATTCCGCGGCCGCAGCCGATGCCCAGGATGCGCTGCGCATCGCGCTGGCCCTGCTCGAATACGAGCTGGCGCATGCCGGTTACTGGGGGCTGGTCCCGGACGCGGCCACGATCGAGGGGCGCCGCGGCGACGCCATACCGCTGGAGGTGACCGTGAGCGGCGACTGCGGACCCGACTGGAGCATCGACCTCGACCGGCCCCTGCAGGCCTGGTCCTCGGGGTGGCCGCTCGAGTGCGCGCCTTATGCCGGCGCGCCCCCGCGCGGCGGCATGCTGGTTCTGCGCCGCGTCGAGACAGGGACTGCAGCGCCGGAAGCGGGACGCCTGCAGGTCCAGGCCGACTTCTGGGGCGGGCGGCTGGTCGCGGACGCGGATGCGCTGCCACCGGGGTACGAAGGACGCGACCTGGTGGCGCGCGCCTATTACGTCAGCCCGCGCGCCATCGGCGATGTGTCCCGTCCGGCGCTGCGCCGCAAGACGCTGCAGCGCGGACCACGGCTGGTCGACGAGGAGATCATGCCCGGCATCGCGGCGCTGGAGATCGAGCTCGGCGTGGACGCCGACCTGCCGGGCGACCCCGGCCACGGCCAGGCCGACGCCTTCGTGGCGCCCGAGACGGCAACCGCGCCGGTAGTGGCCGTGCGCCTCACCCTGCGCAGCCACGACGCGCCGGGGCTGGTGCTGACGCGCACCGTTCCCCTGCGCAACGGGCCGCTGCCGTGA
- a CDS encoding type IV pilin protein, giving the protein MSKGFTLVELLACIAIAALLAAVAIPSWRGVMLRAQRSDAVQALYAVAAAQERYRMVYGRYADQAGPAPPVGLGLAASERGWYRLRIERADESAFVASARPAAGSPQAGDAACRLFTIDALGVRGSAPAAPETCWP; this is encoded by the coding sequence GTGAGCAAAGGCTTCACGCTGGTCGAGCTGCTCGCCTGCATCGCCATCGCCGCGTTGCTGGCCGCAGTGGCGATTCCTTCCTGGCGCGGCGTGATGCTGCGCGCCCAGCGCAGCGACGCGGTCCAGGCGCTGTACGCGGTCGCCGCCGCGCAGGAGCGCTATCGCATGGTGTACGGGCGTTATGCGGACCAGGCCGGGCCGGCGCCGCCGGTGGGACTCGGCCTCGCCGCCAGCGAGCGGGGCTGGTATCGGCTGCGCATCGAACGCGCGGACGAGAGCGCCTTCGTCGCCAGCGCCCGGCCGGCCGCGGGATCACCGCAGGCCGGGGACGCGGCGTGCCGCCTGTTCACCATCGACGCGCTGGGCGTGCGCGGTTCGGCCCCGGCCGCGCCGGAGACCTGCTGGCCCTGA
- the ispH gene encoding 4-hydroxy-3-methylbut-2-enyl diphosphate reductase: MKILLANPRGFCAGVDRAIDIVERALKLFGAPIYVRHEVVHNRYVVDRLRNLGAVFVDELDEVPDGATVIFSAHGVSKAVQAEAARRGLEVFDATCPLVTKVHMEVSRYGREGREVILIGHAGHPEVEGTMGQYDRSRGGDIYLVENPEDVDRLEVREPEKLAFVTQTTLSVDDTARVIEALKRRFPTLTSPRKEDICYATQNRQDAVKDLVQHCDAIVVVGSQTSSNSSRLKEIALKSGIPGYMVDGADDLRQAWFEGCAAVGVTAGASAPEILVQQVVARLKEWGGEVPEEIKGREEHVVFSLPKVLRSA, from the coding sequence ATGAAGATCCTGCTTGCCAACCCCCGCGGCTTTTGCGCCGGCGTCGATCGCGCCATCGACATCGTCGAGCGCGCCCTGAAACTGTTCGGCGCGCCCATCTACGTGCGCCATGAAGTGGTGCACAACCGCTACGTGGTGGACCGGCTGCGCAACCTCGGCGCCGTGTTCGTGGACGAGCTGGACGAGGTGCCGGACGGCGCCACGGTCATCTTCAGCGCCCACGGCGTATCCAAGGCCGTGCAGGCCGAGGCGGCGCGGCGCGGGCTCGAGGTGTTCGACGCCACCTGCCCGCTGGTCACCAAGGTGCACATGGAGGTGTCGCGCTACGGCCGCGAGGGCCGCGAGGTGATCCTCATCGGCCACGCCGGCCACCCCGAGGTGGAAGGCACCATGGGCCAGTACGACCGCAGCCGCGGCGGGGACATCTACCTGGTGGAGAATCCGGAGGATGTAGACCGGCTCGAGGTGCGCGAGCCCGAAAAGCTCGCCTTCGTCACCCAGACCACGCTGTCCGTGGACGACACCGCGCGCGTGATCGAGGCGCTGAAGCGCCGCTTCCCGACCCTCACCAGCCCGCGCAAGGAAGACATCTGCTACGCCACGCAGAACCGGCAGGACGCGGTGAAGGACCTGGTGCAACACTGCGACGCCATCGTGGTGGTCGGGTCGCAGACCAGTTCGAACTCCAGCCGCCTGAAGGAGATCGCGCTCAAGTCAGGTATTCCGGGCTACATGGTCGACGGCGCGGACGACCTGCGCCAGGCCTGGTTCGAGGGCTGCGCCGCCGTCGGCGTCACGGCCGGCGCGTCGGCGCCGGAGATCCTGGTGCAGCAAGTGGTGGCACGCCTCAAGGAATGGGGCGGGGAAGTGCCCGAGGAGATCAAGGGCCGCGAGGAGCACGTGGTGTTCTCGTTGCCGAAGGTGCTCCGTTCCGCCTGA
- a CDS encoding S41 family peptidase, with translation MRFLIPLVLAFTIAAPAQAAEDTRLLRFPDVWGGQVAFVYGGDIYTVSTAGGVAQRLTSDEGQELYPKFSPDGEWIAFSAEYTGTRQVWVMPAAGGTPRQLTFYTDVGPMPPRGGTDYRILDWTPDGQHVLVRANRTPHGERDGVPILVPFAGGMEQPLGPPETGGGMLSADGNTYVYTPIDREFRTWKRHRGGRAQDVWTYDLVNDTSRRLTDFVGTDHQPLWVDGRIYFVSDRDFTLNLFAMDMDGGNVTKVTTFDEFDVLWPSSDRSRIVFENGGYIWLHDPATAQTTRIPIQVTGDRPHALPAFKNVSDNIESFDIAPQGERAVFGARGEIFTVPAQHGEIRNISRTPAAREISVAWSPDGRWISYLSDATGEYELYVRPQDGGGEPKQVTKDGQVWRFPPVWAPDSKKLAFADSDNRLSIVEVESGRVRVVDTTRFTNNAFRNLTQYTWSPDSAWLAYTKVNESFNSSIWVYSLASGEATQLTTDATNEQSPAFDPKGRYLYFTSTRDWNLVFSSYEFNYLYNNATRLYAATLAADGPALNRPRSDEVTPVAADKEESKDEDKDKKGKPEPVRFDLAGFNERVTVLDAPAANYVGLTANEGGLFFISAQQGNGNELRYYDLEKREAQKVLDGVTGYALSADGKKLLWRQRDKFGIADAKPEVDAGKTALKLEGMEMLVDPRVEWQQMYVDGWRILRDWFWDPGHHGQDWEAIRDRYAPLVDHVAHRADLDYIFGELGGELNAGHIYVNSSPGTPGAERKPGGLLGAHIEPHESGYFRIARIFPGENWHDYYRSPLTEAGVNASAGDFILAVDGVSTQGVDNFYRLLQNKGDRVVELTLNDRASERGARVEKVKTVTSETPLRYLEWVTRNRERVHELSGGRVGYIHVPNTAVEGNRELFKGMLAEARRDALIIDDRYNGGGFIPDRMIEMLARTPLNYWVWRGFEPQPRPLLSHDGPKAMLINGLASSGGDALPYYFRKLELGPLIGTRTWGGLIGISGNPGLADGGSIIPATFRFLDTEGNWAVEDEGVAPDIEVIDRPEAIAAGRDPSLEKAVEVMLEALEANPPRRIETPPAPTDFRFR, from the coding sequence ATGAGATTCCTGATACCTCTCGTCCTCGCTTTCACCATCGCAGCGCCCGCACAGGCTGCCGAGGACACGCGCCTGCTGCGCTTCCCCGACGTCTGGGGCGGGCAGGTGGCTTTCGTCTACGGCGGCGACATCTACACCGTGTCCACGGCCGGTGGGGTGGCGCAGCGCCTGACCTCGGACGAGGGACAAGAGCTGTATCCCAAGTTCTCGCCGGACGGCGAGTGGATCGCGTTCTCCGCCGAGTACACCGGCACCCGTCAGGTGTGGGTGATGCCGGCGGCCGGCGGCACGCCCCGCCAGCTCACCTTTTACACCGACGTCGGCCCGATGCCGCCGCGCGGCGGCACGGATTACCGCATCCTCGACTGGACGCCGGACGGGCAGCACGTGCTGGTGCGCGCCAACCGTACGCCCCATGGCGAGCGCGACGGCGTGCCCATTCTGGTGCCCTTCGCCGGCGGCATGGAACAGCCGCTGGGCCCGCCGGAGACGGGCGGCGGCATGCTCTCCGCCGACGGCAACACCTATGTCTACACGCCCATCGACCGCGAGTTCCGCACCTGGAAGCGGCATCGCGGCGGGCGCGCGCAGGACGTCTGGACCTACGACCTGGTGAACGATACCTCGCGCCGGCTCACCGACTTCGTCGGCACCGACCACCAGCCGCTGTGGGTCGACGGCCGCATCTACTTCGTCTCCGACCGCGACTTCACCCTCAACCTGTTTGCCATGGACATGGACGGCGGTAACGTCACCAAGGTCACGACCTTCGACGAGTTCGACGTGCTGTGGCCGAGCTCCGACCGCAGTCGCATCGTGTTCGAGAACGGCGGCTACATCTGGCTGCACGACCCGGCCACGGCGCAGACCACCCGCATCCCCATCCAGGTCACCGGCGACCGGCCCCATGCGCTGCCGGCCTTCAAGAACGTCAGCGACAACATCGAGAGCTTCGACATCGCCCCGCAGGGCGAGCGCGCCGTGTTCGGTGCGCGCGGCGAGATCTTCACCGTGCCGGCCCAGCATGGCGAGATCCGTAACATTTCCCGCACGCCCGCGGCGCGCGAGATCAGCGTGGCCTGGTCCCCGGACGGCCGCTGGATCTCCTACCTGTCCGACGCCACCGGGGAGTACGAACTGTACGTGCGACCGCAGGATGGCGGCGGCGAGCCGAAGCAGGTCACGAAGGACGGCCAGGTGTGGCGCTTCCCGCCCGTGTGGGCGCCGGATTCCAAGAAGCTGGCCTTTGCCGACAGCGACAACCGCCTCAGCATCGTCGAGGTGGAGAGCGGCCGGGTGCGCGTGGTCGACACGACCCGTTTCACCAACAACGCCTTCCGCAACCTGACCCAGTACACCTGGTCGCCGGACAGCGCCTGGCTGGCCTATACGAAGGTGAACGAGAGCTTCAACAGCTCCATCTGGGTCTATTCGCTGGCCTCGGGCGAGGCCACGCAGCTCACCACGGATGCCACCAACGAGCAGAGCCCGGCCTTCGATCCCAAGGGCCGCTACCTGTACTTCACTTCGACGCGCGACTGGAACCTGGTGTTCTCCAGCTACGAGTTCAACTATCTCTACAACAACGCCACGCGCCTCTATGCCGCCACGCTGGCGGCCGACGGCCCGGCGCTGAACCGGCCGCGCAGCGACGAGGTCACCCCGGTCGCGGCGGACAAGGAAGAGAGCAAGGACGAGGACAAGGACAAGAAGGGCAAGCCGGAGCCGGTTCGGTTCGACCTCGCCGGGTTCAACGAGCGCGTCACGGTGCTCGACGCGCCGGCCGCGAATTACGTCGGCCTCACTGCCAACGAGGGCGGCCTGTTCTTTATTTCCGCCCAGCAGGGCAATGGCAACGAGCTGCGTTACTACGACCTGGAGAAGCGCGAAGCGCAGAAGGTCCTCGACGGCGTCACCGGCTACGCGCTCTCGGCCGACGGCAAGAAGCTGCTCTGGCGGCAGCGCGACAAGTTCGGCATTGCGGACGCCAAGCCCGAGGTGGACGCGGGCAAGACGGCCCTGAAGCTGGAGGGCATGGAGATGCTCGTCGACCCGCGGGTCGAGTGGCAGCAGATGTACGTCGACGGCTGGCGCATCCTGCGCGACTGGTTCTGGGATCCCGGCCATCACGGCCAGGACTGGGAGGCCATCCGCGACCGTTACGCGCCGCTCGTCGACCACGTGGCGCACCGCGCCGATCTCGACTACATCTTCGGCGAGCTGGGCGGCGAGCTGAACGCCGGGCACATCTACGTCAACAGCAGCCCCGGCACGCCGGGCGCCGAGCGCAAGCCCGGCGGCCTGCTGGGGGCGCACATCGAGCCGCACGAGTCGGGCTATTTCCGCATCGCTCGGATCTTCCCCGGCGAGAACTGGCACGACTACTACCGTTCGCCGCTCACCGAGGCCGGCGTCAACGCCAGCGCAGGCGATTTCATCCTCGCCGTCGACGGCGTCAGCACGCAGGGCGTGGACAACTTCTACCGCCTGTTGCAGAACAAGGGTGACCGCGTGGTCGAGCTCACGCTCAACGACCGGGCGAGCGAGCGCGGCGCGCGCGTGGAGAAGGTGAAGACCGTGACCAGCGAGACGCCGCTGCGTTACCTCGAGTGGGTGACGCGCAATCGCGAGCGCGTGCACGAGCTGTCGGGCGGGCGCGTCGGCTACATCCACGTGCCCAACACGGCCGTGGAGGGCAACCGGGAGCTGTTCAAGGGCATGCTCGCCGAGGCCCGGCGCGATGCGCTGATCATCGACGACCGCTACAACGGCGGCGGCTTCATCCCGGACCGTATGATCGAGATGCTGGCGCGCACGCCGCTGAACTACTGGGTGTGGCGCGGCTTCGAACCGCAGCCGCGGCCGCTCTTGAGCCACGACGGGCCCAAGGCCATGCTCATCAACGGCCTCGCCAGCTCCGGCGGCGACGCCCTGCCGTATTACTTCCGCAAGCTGGAACTCGGGCCGCTGATCGGTACCCGCACCTGGGGCGGTCTGATCGGCATCAGCGGCAATCCGGGCCTGGCGGACGGCGGCAGCATCATCCCGGCGACCTTCCGCTTCCTCGACACCGAGGGCAACTGGGCGGTGGAGGACGAAGGCGTGGCGCCCGACATCGAGGTCATCGACCGCCCGGAGGCGATCGCCGCCGGGCGCGACCCGAGCCTGGAGAAGGCGGTCGAGGTGATGCTCGAGGCGCTGGAGGCGAACCCGCCGCGGCGCATCGAGACGCCCCCGGCGCCGACCGATTTCAGGTTCCGCTGA
- the lspA gene encoding signal peptidase II — protein sequence MNEAQLKAGQGAGALRWLWLSVVIVAADQVTKWLVTQNLALYERIELLPVLGLTHLHNTGAAFSFLADAGGWQRWFFIAIAVLVTVLVCFWLSRMPARGQGWLAAALALVVGGAVGNVIDRVAHGYVIDFISVHWERSFFPAFNVADSAITVGAAILIIDSFYESRRKQKVI from the coding sequence ATGAACGAGGCGCAGCTCAAGGCAGGGCAGGGCGCTGGTGCGCTGCGGTGGCTGTGGCTTTCGGTCGTGATCGTCGCGGCGGACCAGGTCACGAAGTGGCTGGTGACACAGAACCTCGCGCTCTACGAGCGCATTGAGCTGCTGCCGGTCCTCGGTCTCACCCACCTGCACAACACCGGCGCCGCGTTCAGCTTCCTCGCCGACGCGGGCGGGTGGCAACGCTGGTTCTTCATCGCCATCGCCGTGCTGGTGACGGTGCTGGTCTGCTTCTGGCTGAGCCGCATGCCGGCGCGCGGCCAGGGCTGGCTCGCCGCTGCCCTGGCGCTGGTGGTCGGTGGCGCGGTCGGCAACGTCATTGATCGCGTCGCGCACGGCTACGTCATCGATTTCATCAGCGTGCACTGGGAGCGGTCGTTTTTTCCTGCATTCAACGTCGCCGATTCCGCCATCACGGTCGGTGCCGCGATTCTCATCATCGACAGCTTTTACGAGAGCCGCCGGAAACAAAAAGTGATCTAG
- the ileS gene encoding isoleucine--tRNA ligase, with product MADYKDTLNLPQTDFPMRAGLAQREPGMLADWEARDLYGKIRAAAQGRPAFLLPDGPPYANGDIHLGHCVNKVLKDIVIRSRTLDGYDAPYIPGWDCHGLPIELVVEREHGPVGKTLQPREFRDACRKFARAQVDGQRKDFRRLGILGDWERPYLTMDPGYEAEQLRAFARIFANGHVYKGFKPVHWCLDCGSALAEAEVEYADKKSPAIDARFRVLDEAALLAAFGGDAASNTEGPVSIPIWTTTPWTLPANQAVALHPELEYALVSFTGAAGPERIVVARDLLAQATRRWGVEHFEELAVCRGAALEGLLLQHPFLEREVPVILGEHVTIEAGTGAVHTAPGHGHEDFVVGQRYELAVENPVGDDGRFKPGTEFVAGKNVFEANPLIVALLEERGALLHHESMQHSYPHCWRHKTPLIFRATPQWFVSMDREGLRRNALEAIGGVQWMPGWGENRIRAMVEGRPDWCISRQRSWGVPIALFVDRETGEPHPESVRLLGEVADRVEREGIDAWWELDPAELLGDEAARYQKVRDIMDVWVDSGLMHHCLSATREEVGFPAELYLEGSDQHRGWFQSSLLTSVAMHGVAPYRAVLTHGFTVDEKGRKMSKSLGNVVAPQKVLNSLGADILRLWVAATDYRGEISVSEEILKRMSDSYRRMRNTARFLLGNLAGFDPATQQVAADEMIALDRWAVARAAALQQEVLKAYRDYEFHHIYQKVHNFCVLDMGGFYLDVLKDRLYTTPRDSHARRSAQTAMYHVIEAMVRWLAPVLAFTSEEIWASLPGARPESVLLATWHELPSVPMRDDDPDWELVHEVRDAVARELEVLRNAAKIGGSLDAELVLYAEAELAETLRRPGDELRFLFLTSEARVEALESRPAEAVALEGFDGRLYALAAPTAHAKCARCWHRREDVGVEPAHPEICGRCATNVAGAGEQRRWA from the coding sequence GTGGCTGATTACAAGGACACGCTGAACCTGCCGCAGACGGACTTCCCGATGCGCGCGGGGCTGGCGCAGCGCGAGCCCGGCATGCTGGCGGACTGGGAGGCGCGCGACCTCTACGGCAAGATCCGCGCCGCGGCGCAGGGGCGCCCGGCCTTCCTGCTGCCGGACGGCCCGCCCTACGCCAACGGCGACATTCATCTCGGCCATTGCGTCAACAAGGTGCTGAAGGACATCGTCATCCGCTCCCGCACCCTGGACGGCTACGACGCGCCCTACATCCCGGGCTGGGACTGCCACGGCCTGCCCATCGAGCTGGTGGTGGAACGCGAGCACGGCCCGGTGGGCAAGACACTGCAGCCGCGCGAGTTTCGCGACGCCTGCCGCAAGTTCGCCCGCGCGCAGGTGGACGGCCAGCGCAAGGACTTCCGCCGCCTCGGCATCCTCGGCGACTGGGAGCGGCCGTATCTCACCATGGACCCCGGCTACGAGGCGGAGCAGCTGCGCGCCTTCGCGCGCATCTTCGCCAACGGGCACGTGTACAAGGGCTTCAAGCCCGTGCACTGGTGCCTGGATTGCGGCTCGGCCCTGGCCGAGGCCGAAGTCGAGTACGCCGACAAGAAGTCGCCCGCCATCGACGCGCGCTTCCGGGTGCTGGACGAGGCGGCGCTGCTGGCGGCCTTCGGCGGCGATGCCGCGAGCAACACAGAGGGGCCGGTGTCGATCCCCATCTGGACCACGACACCCTGGACCCTGCCGGCGAACCAGGCCGTGGCGCTGCATCCGGAGCTCGAGTACGCGCTGGTCAGCTTCACGGGCGCGGCCGGCCCCGAGCGCATCGTGGTGGCACGCGACCTGCTGGCCCAGGCGACGCGTCGCTGGGGCGTGGAGCATTTCGAGGAGCTTGCGGTGTGCCGCGGCGCCGCGCTGGAGGGCTTGCTGCTGCAGCATCCCTTCCTCGAGCGCGAGGTGCCGGTGATCCTCGGCGAGCATGTCACCATCGAGGCCGGCACCGGCGCGGTGCACACGGCGCCCGGGCACGGCCACGAGGACTTCGTTGTCGGCCAGCGCTACGAACTGGCGGTGGAGAACCCGGTCGGCGACGATGGCCGCTTCAAGCCGGGCACGGAATTTGTCGCCGGCAAGAACGTGTTCGAAGCCAACCCGTTGATCGTGGCGCTGCTCGAAGAACGCGGCGCGCTGCTGCACCACGAGTCCATGCAGCACAGCTATCCGCACTGCTGGCGCCACAAGACGCCGCTCATCTTCCGTGCCACGCCGCAGTGGTTCGTGAGCATGGATCGCGAGGGCCTGCGCAGGAATGCGCTCGAAGCCATCGGCGGCGTGCAGTGGATGCCGGGCTGGGGCGAGAACCGCATCCGTGCCATGGTCGAGGGGCGCCCGGACTGGTGCATCTCGCGCCAGCGCAGCTGGGGCGTGCCCATCGCGCTGTTCGTCGATCGCGAGACCGGCGAGCCGCATCCGGAGTCGGTGCGGTTGCTGGGCGAGGTGGCGGACCGGGTCGAGCGCGAGGGCATCGATGCCTGGTGGGAGCTCGATCCGGCCGAGCTGCTCGGCGATGAGGCGGCGCGCTACCAGAAGGTGCGCGACATCATGGACGTGTGGGTCGACTCGGGCCTGATGCACCACTGCCTCAGCGCCACGCGCGAGGAGGTGGGCTTCCCCGCCGAGCTCTACCTCGAGGGCTCCGACCAGCACCGCGGCTGGTTCCAGAGCTCGCTGCTGACCTCGGTGGCGATGCACGGCGTCGCGCCCTACCGCGCGGTCCTGACCCACGGCTTCACCGTGGACGAGAAGGGCCGCAAGATGTCCAAGAGCCTGGGCAACGTGGTGGCGCCGCAGAAGGTGCTGAACAGCCTGGGCGCCGACATCCTGCGGCTGTGGGTGGCGGCGACGGACTACCGCGGCGAGATCAGCGTCTCCGAAGAAATTCTCAAGCGCATGTCGGATTCTTATCGCCGCATGCGCAACACCGCGCGCTTCCTGCTCGGCAACCTGGCCGGCTTCGACCCGGCGACGCAGCAGGTGGCCGCGGACGAAATGATCGCGCTGGACCGCTGGGCCGTCGCGCGCGCAGCGGCCCTGCAGCAGGAGGTGCTGAAGGCCTACCGCGACTACGAGTTCCACCACATCTACCAGAAGGTGCACAACTTCTGCGTGCTCGACATGGGCGGTTTCTATCTCGACGTGCTCAAGGACCGCCTCTACACCACGCCGCGCGACAGCCATGCGCGGCGCTCGGCGCAGACGGCGATGTACCACGTCATCGAGGCGATGGTGCGCTGGCTGGCCCCGGTGCTGGCGTTCACCTCGGAGGAGATCTGGGCCAGCCTGCCCGGCGCGCGGCCCGAGTCGGTGCTGCTCGCCACCTGGCACGAGCTGCCGTCGGTGCCGATGCGTGACGACGACCCGGACTGGGAGCTGGTGCACGAGGTGCGCGACGCCGTCGCGCGCGAACTGGAGGTGTTGCGCAACGCCGCCAAGATCGGCGGCTCGCTGGACGCCGAGCTGGTGCTGTATGCGGAGGCGGAGCTCGCCGAGACACTGCGGCGTCCGGGCGATGAATTGCGCTTCCTGTTCCTGACCTCGGAGGCACGGGTGGAGGCGCTGGAATCCCGCCCCGCCGAAGCGGTGGCGCTGGAGGGCTTCGACGGCCGGCTGTACGCGCTCGCGGCGCCGACCGCGCATGCCAAGTGCGCGCGTTGCTGGCATCGGCGCGAGGACGTCGGCGTGGAGCCGGCGCACCCTGAGATCTGTGGGCGCTGCGCCACCAACGTGGCGGGCGCGGGCGAGCAGAGGCGCTGGGCATGA
- a CDS encoding bifunctional riboflavin kinase/FAD synthetase gives MELIRGKHNLRPEHRGSAVTIGNFDGLHLGHRAVLGGLIEAARARALPTVVMSFEPTPREYFMGAAAPPRLARFREKYLALTAQGVDRLFCARFDAAMAALSPEDFIREYLVAGLGTRYLVIGDDFRFGRNRAGDFGTLRAAGERYGFEVADTPTRTVDGMRVSSTAVRQALAAGDLGLATRLLGRHYGMSGRVIEGRKQGRHLGFPTANLRPGRRVLPVTGVFAVLVRGLGQHPWPAVANLGIRPTVDGTEPLLEVHLFDFSGDLYGRRITVDFVARLRDEQRFEDLDALAAQMRRDADQARRILADSGHEPGSSARGPLTEERHGG, from the coding sequence TTGGAACTGATACGCGGCAAACACAACCTGCGTCCGGAGCACCGGGGCTCGGCCGTCACCATCGGCAACTTCGACGGCCTGCACCTGGGGCACCGGGCGGTGCTCGGCGGCCTCATCGAGGCCGCGCGCGCGCGCGCGCTACCCACGGTGGTGATGAGCTTCGAGCCGACGCCGCGGGAATACTTCATGGGCGCCGCGGCGCCGCCGCGCCTGGCGCGCTTCCGCGAGAAGTACCTGGCGCTCACGGCGCAGGGCGTGGACCGGCTGTTCTGCGCGCGCTTCGACGCCGCCATGGCTGCGCTGTCCCCCGAGGACTTCATCCGCGAGTACCTTGTGGCAGGCCTCGGTACGCGCTACCTGGTGATCGGCGACGATTTCCGTTTCGGTCGCAATCGCGCCGGCGACTTCGGCACCCTGCGGGCCGCGGGCGAGCGTTACGGTTTCGAGGTCGCGGACACGCCCACGCGCACGGTCGACGGCATGCGTGTCAGCAGCACCGCGGTGCGCCAAGCCCTCGCCGCGGGCGATCTCGGGCTCGCGACGCGGCTGCTCGGACGGCATTATGGGATGAGCGGGCGGGTGATCGAGGGCCGCAAGCAGGGTCGCCACCTGGGCTTTCCCACCGCGAACCTGCGTCCGGGGCGGCGCGTGTTGCCGGTGACCGGGGTGTTTGCGGTGCTGGTGCGTGGCCTGGGGCAGCACCCCTGGCCGGCGGTGGCCAACCTGGGTATCCGCCCGACGGTGGACGGCACCGAGCCCCTGCTCGAGGTGCACCTGTTCGATTTCAGCGGCGACCTGTACGGGCGCCGCATCACGGTGGATTTCGTGGCGCGGCTGCGGGACGAGCAGCGCTTCGAGGACCTGGACGCACTGGCGGCACAGATGCGGCGCGACGCAGACCAGGCGCGACGCATCCTGGCGGACTCGGGGCATGAGCCCGGTTCATCAGCGCGCGGGCCATTAACAGAGGAACGACACGGTGGCTGA